GGCATTTGGAACCGCGTTTCTTTTTGCGGTAGGCATTCTCATCACGATTGCCGCTATTGGCCTCATCACGGCAGCGGTTGGCCGTATGCTTGGCGATGTAGGCCGCTTCGGCAACTACGTTGTCGCGGCGGTCTTCTTCGTGGTGGGACTCCATTTGCTCGACGTTATCCCCATGCCTTGGTCGGGGCCCGGCCAGGTGGGGATGAAACGAAAAGGCGCGTTCGCCGCATTCATTCTCGGACTTGTATTCGGTATTGCTTTGGGTCCCTGTACCTTTGCGTACATGGCGCCAATGCTTGGCGTGACGTTCAGACTTTCTTCCACGAACATGTCGTACGGTGTTGCGCTTTTGACGGCCTATGG
Above is a window of Candidatus Hydrogenedentota bacterium DNA encoding:
- a CDS encoding cytochrome c biogenesis protein CcdA; this encodes MQDLFTFLTRAVEGSATIALTASFLWGVLSILLSPCHLASIPLIIGFISGQGRVSARQAFGTAFLFAVGILITIAAIGLITAAVGRMLGDVGRFGNYVVAAVFFVVGLHLLDVIPMPWSGPGQVGMKRKGAFAAFILGLVFGIALGPCTFAYMAPMLGVTFRLSSTNMSYGVALLTAYGIGHCSVIVFAGTFSQWVQRYLNWNERSQGTTWIKRTCGVLVLAGGLWMIYTAP